In a genomic window of Methanogenium sp. S4BF:
- a CDS encoding cation diffusion facilitator family transporter, which translates to MNYRRVRKTLILTFFLNLCVSLAKGIVGALAGSVSMVADAAHSLFDSVSNIVGLISIYIADTPPDPRHQYGHGKFETIGTMVVGTLLLITATFVGYEGFGRFFSGTVPEITLLTVAVMAGTICVNISVSLYERHVGKEEGSSFLLADSQHTASDILVSLSVLGGFVFIWLGYPIADAIIALLIAALIARMGVKILYSALEVLADASAPMDYDRVDAIMKTTEGVHSYHDFRCRGKPGEIFCDLHVVVDPDITVREGHLIGNRVRDRMKTEVEGVVDVLVHIDPFFGIAGPTDAETDSETDSKRSPERVTQL; encoded by the coding sequence GTGAATTACCGGCGTGTACGTAAGACTCTTATTCTGACCTTTTTCCTGAACCTCTGTGTGTCTCTTGCAAAGGGGATAGTCGGAGCTCTTGCCGGTTCTGTCAGTATGGTCGCTGATGCGGCCCATTCCCTCTTTGATTCGGTCTCAAACATCGTGGGCCTCATCAGCATCTACATCGCCGATACTCCCCCGGATCCCCGGCACCAGTATGGCCATGGCAAGTTTGAGACGATAGGGACGATGGTGGTAGGGACTCTCCTGCTCATCACCGCAACTTTCGTCGGATATGAGGGTTTCGGACGGTTCTTCTCCGGGACGGTACCGGAGATAACGCTGCTCACGGTTGCAGTGATGGCTGGAACGATCTGCGTGAATATTTCGGTATCCCTCTATGAGCGTCACGTGGGCAAAGAAGAAGGGAGTTCGTTTCTGCTGGCAGATTCACAGCATACCGCAAGTGACATCCTGGTTTCCCTCTCTGTCCTTGGCGGTTTTGTCTTCATCTGGCTGGGGTACCCGATTGCAGACGCCATCATCGCACTCCTGATTGCCGCTCTCATTGCACGGATGGGAGTGAAAATTCTCTATAGTGCGCTGGAAGTCCTCGCGGACGCCTCTGCTCCTATGGATTACGACAGAGTCGATGCGATTATGAAGACAACGGAAGGCGTTCACAGCTACCATGATTTTCGCTGCCGGGGAAAACCGGGTGAGATATTCTGTGATCTGCATGTGGTGGTCGACCCGGATATAACCGTGCGTGAGGGCCATCTCATCGGCAACCGTGTCCGCGATCGGATGAAAACGGAGGTGGAGGGTGTGGTGGATGTGCTGGTGCATATCGACCCGTTCTTTGGCATTGCCGGACCAACGGATGCAGAAACAGATTCAGAAACTGACAGCAAACGTTCACCGGAGCGAGTGACACAGCTATGA
- a CDS encoding helix-turn-helix transcriptional regulator, with the protein MQTRMKEFRARRDMTQAALAEAVGVRRETIVFLEKGKYNPSLRLAWQVARTLETSIDELFIFGEEDE; encoded by the coding sequence ATGCAGACACGCATGAAGGAGTTTCGTGCACGCAGGGACATGACCCAGGCGGCGCTTGCGGAGGCGGTCGGTGTCCGGCGTGAGACCATCGTATTTCTCGAGAAGGGGAAATACAATCCCTCCCTCCGGCTTGCCTGGCAGGTGGCCCGCACCCTTGAAACATCCATCGATGAACTCTTTATATTCGGGGAGGAGGATGAATGA
- a CDS encoding YIP1 family protein produces the protein MGIMMNIADLLLRPAAFFSGHLEGDKPDMKMPLAIVLLSGIVGAISAAYVSSVTMAMMPSEVSEMGTMLLGIGAVAAFIGALIFWVIIAAVFHGISALRGGKGDFQRTLAVAGYGSLPMVFGSIISSIIIYFSLSGATIRPVSDPMQISAAVTDLMSGPSMMMAGVISLVFVLWSANIWVFGMQQARGLSGKDALITVGIPVIIYCLITFLPYIG, from the coding sequence ATGGGTATTATGATGAATATTGCCGATCTTTTACTCCGGCCGGCGGCCTTCTTTTCCGGCCACCTTGAGGGGGATAAACCGGACATGAAGATGCCTCTTGCAATTGTTCTGCTTTCAGGAATTGTGGGTGCCATATCTGCCGCCTATGTATCTTCGGTGACGATGGCAATGATGCCTTCAGAGGTATCGGAGATGGGGACGATGCTCCTTGGCATCGGTGCTGTCGCGGCATTTATCGGGGCTCTTATTTTCTGGGTCATTATTGCCGCAGTCTTCCACGGCATCTCGGCTCTCCGGGGCGGAAAAGGAGATTTCCAGCGCACCCTTGCGGTAGCCGGCTATGGCAGTCTGCCGATGGTATTCGGGAGCATCATCTCCTCGATTATCATCTACTTCTCTCTCTCCGGCGCAACCATCCGGCCGGTATCTGATCCGATGCAGATCAGTGCTGCGGTGACTGACCTCATGTCAGGACCATCCATGATGATGGCAGGGGTTATATCGCTTGTCTTTGTCCTCTGGAGTGCAAATATCTGGGTATTCGGGATGCAGCAGGCGAGGGGTCTTTCCGGAAAAGACGCCCTGATTACAGTCGGCATTCCGGTTATTATCTATTGTCTGATTACGTTCCTTCCCTATATCGGGTGA
- a CDS encoding ABC transporter ATP-binding protein: MKRPVCAEELSPDAVIRLEEATKIYSLPFGDVVALDRVCIAVMPGEFIAIMGPSGSGKSTLLNLIGSLDVPTSGDIYIDGRNTRTLSDDELTELRRDRIGFIFQQFNLIPLLTVLENVEYPLILKSRQAVKGNSRARDLLLKVGLTEQMLAHKPKELSGGQQQRVAIARALINDPAILLCDEPTGNLDQATGKLIMDMLSEVNRRGKTIIMVTHDADVAAYASRTITIVDGKVA; the protein is encoded by the coding sequence GTGAAGAGACCGGTCTGTGCTGAGGAGCTTTCACCGGACGCAGTCATCCGGCTGGAGGAGGCGACAAAGATCTACTCTCTCCCCTTCGGTGATGTTGTGGCACTGGACAGGGTCTGCATTGCGGTGATGCCCGGGGAGTTTATCGCTATCATGGGCCCCTCCGGTTCCGGGAAATCCACCCTTCTCAACCTTATCGGCAGCCTGGATGTTCCGACATCAGGAGATATCTATATTGACGGCCGCAACACCCGTACGCTTTCGGATGATGAACTCACGGAGCTGCGGCGGGACCGTATCGGGTTCATCTTCCAGCAGTTCAACCTGATTCCGCTTTTGACCGTGCTTGAGAACGTGGAGTATCCCCTGATTCTCAAGAGCCGGCAGGCAGTGAAGGGCAACTCCCGTGCGAGAGACCTCCTGCTGAAGGTCGGCCTCACTGAGCAGATGCTCGCCCACAAGCCCAAAGAGCTCTCCGGCGGGCAGCAGCAGCGGGTGGCCATCGCCCGTGCCCTGATCAACGACCCGGCAATTCTGCTATGCGACGAACCAACGGGCAATCTGGATCAGGCGACCGGAAAGCTGATCATGGACATGCTCTCTGAAGTGAACCGCCGGGGGAAGACGATCATCATGGTCACGCATGATGCCGACGTCGCGGCCTATGCGAGCAGGACCATCACCATCGTGGACGGGAAGGTTGCATGA
- a CDS encoding ABC transporter permease, which yields MIFFELSKRNIRLNWLRSFLAAAGIVIGVVAISSMGILGSSLTLSVTDSLSTVGDSVIIIPVVGQPGQNMVTTEALITDRQLQQIVRVVAPNEAVPIYAGADRIEIGPDKAVAALYGIRPDQIPLMVDIAEGIVPRSTSGALAGATLAEEYDLKTGSRVKVGNETVRITGILEEQGMGFDINPDNALIVSDRWYSTTYDQDDYDQVIVKVRDINDIDAVKLAIERTLNRRDDEVTVYDTRMILEMIVETFNQISVFTTAIGGISLVVAGVSIFNVQMMSVTERIKEIGIIRSIGTKRFEVLRMFLYEAFILGLIGSGIGGVLSFAGGYIAVSIMLQDASYLFYPQTLFYIPYGMGIGLLVTLVSGLYPAWKAANLNPIEALRFE from the coding sequence ATGATATTCTTTGAACTCTCCAAACGCAACATACGCCTCAACTGGCTGCGTTCGTTTTTAGCGGCTGCAGGCATTGTGATCGGCGTGGTTGCGATCTCCTCCATGGGCATTCTCGGCAGTTCCCTGACCCTCTCGGTTACCGACTCCCTCTCGACAGTGGGTGATTCGGTCATTATTATTCCTGTTGTGGGGCAGCCCGGTCAGAATATGGTGACGACGGAGGCTCTCATTACTGACCGGCAACTCCAGCAGATCGTCCGGGTGGTCGCCCCGAATGAGGCGGTTCCCATCTACGCCGGTGCGGACCGAATTGAGATCGGCCCGGATAAGGCAGTGGCTGCCCTGTATGGCATCAGGCCGGACCAAATTCCTTTGATGGTCGATATTGCTGAGGGTATTGTCCCGCGCAGCACCAGCGGCGCCCTTGCCGGCGCTACACTTGCAGAGGAGTATGATCTGAAGACCGGCAGCCGGGTAAAGGTCGGCAACGAGACCGTACGCATCACCGGCATTCTGGAAGAACAGGGTATGGGCTTCGACATCAACCCGGACAATGCGCTCATCGTATCCGACCGGTGGTATTCCACGACTTATGATCAGGATGACTATGACCAGGTGATCGTCAAGGTGCGTGATATCAATGACATCGACGCGGTCAAACTTGCGATAGAGCGGACACTCAACCGTCGGGACGATGAGGTCACCGTCTACGATACCCGGATGATCCTCGAGATGATCGTGGAGACCTTCAACCAGATCTCTGTCTTTACCACAGCAATCGGTGGGATCTCTCTCGTGGTCGCCGGTGTCTCCATCTTTAATGTCCAGATGATGTCGGTCACTGAACGGATCAAGGAGATTGGCATCATCCGGAGTATTGGAACCAAACGGTTTGAGGTGCTGCGGATGTTTCTGTATGAGGCGTTCATCCTCGGCCTGATCGGATCGGGGATCGGCGGCGTCCTCTCCTTTGCAGGCGGCTACATTGCGGTCTCCATTATGCTGCAGGACGCGTCCTATCTCTTCTATCCGCAGACGCTCTTCTATATCCCCTACGGGATGGGTATAGGCCTCCTTGTCACCCTCGTTTCGGGTCTCTACCCGGCATGGAAGGCGGCAAATCTCAATCCGATTGAGGCGCTCAGGTTTGAGTAA
- a CDS encoding DUF2953 domain-containing protein, which produces MLYGILLIAVALLIVFVAALLIILWAVPVTFTGRAELCRDAPTMLIAFCAEWGIVALHADIPDGTAIEVSLFGRTFRRVLPETGQTEPLPKEEPEPPQKEEAKAEKGTPAPDIIGIADAILPQAGPLLHRIAIDHLCASVRIGLGDAALTGQVFGILMALRGMLMATGGRVSLAAAAEFHDHVVEGEAEGAIRIAHPLSLVPPVVRIIRHPAVWKMVKSR; this is translated from the coding sequence ATGCTATACGGGATTCTTCTCATCGCAGTGGCGCTTCTCATCGTCTTCGTTGCAGCCCTGCTTATCATTCTCTGGGCGGTGCCGGTGACCTTTACCGGCCGGGCTGAACTCTGCAGGGACGCACCCACAATGCTCATTGCATTCTGTGCAGAATGGGGGATTGTCGCCCTGCATGCAGATATCCCGGATGGAACCGCCATCGAGGTATCTCTCTTCGGGCGGACATTCCGGAGAGTTTTGCCGGAGACAGGCCAAACGGAACCTCTCCCCAAAGAAGAGCCGGAGCCGCCGCAGAAAGAAGAGGCAAAGGCGGAGAAAGGAACACCGGCACCCGATATTATCGGTATCGCAGATGCGATATTGCCGCAGGCTGGCCCCCTCCTGCACCGGATCGCAATCGACCACCTGTGTGCCTCTGTCAGAATAGGGCTGGGTGACGCGGCACTGACCGGGCAGGTATTCGGCATCCTGATGGCCCTCCGGGGCATGCTGATGGCAACAGGGGGACGTGTCTCCCTTGCCGCCGCTGCAGAATTCCATGACCACGTAGTGGAAGGTGAGGCGGAGGGCGCCATCCGGATTGCCCACCCCCTCTCTCTGGTCCCGCCGGTAGTCAGAATCATACGCCACCCGGCGGTATGGAAGATGGTGAAAAGCAGATGA
- a CDS encoding spore germination protein GerW family protein has product MSGEDFFKLATDELDSLINANTIMGDAIDAGDKVIIPIASFGFGFGGGMLKGAGKDPAKGEGNGEGAGAGAGGGVSPVALIILHKKLTGIESVQVISLKKHTAISEAIATIGENVLPQVTETLKAMTKKKEPEQPMPSEPAAEVPEETDTA; this is encoded by the coding sequence ATGTCAGGAGAAGACTTCTTTAAACTGGCAACCGATGAACTCGACAGCCTCATCAATGCGAATACCATAATGGGCGATGCAATTGATGCAGGAGACAAGGTAATCATTCCCATCGCATCATTCGGATTCGGGTTTGGCGGCGGGATGCTGAAGGGTGCGGGAAAAGATCCGGCAAAAGGTGAAGGGAACGGCGAAGGGGCCGGAGCCGGGGCCGGTGGCGGCGTATCACCTGTGGCACTCATCATCCTGCACAAGAAACTGACGGGAATTGAGAGTGTGCAGGTGATCTCCCTCAAGAAACACACCGCCATATCTGAGGCTATTGCCACTATCGGCGAGAACGTCCTGCCGCAGGTGACAGAGACCCTGAAAGCGATGACTAAAAAGAAAGAGCCGGAACAGCCCATGCCATCCGAACCGGCCGCTGAAGTTCCGGAAGAGACAGACACCGCATAA
- a CDS encoding MarC family protein: MTFFFALMAMLNPLNKIPVFLAETKQFSPSLRRGLAVTLSFAVFVMLVISFFAGRLILQVFSISLPAFQIAGGLVIIVYGLRMTLEKTVIPEMQNEEEDGFAYDLDGAERNLGEIIVPLGIPLIVGPGTITTVILYSDIVTGLGDLLLFHLLMLAGTVITGTVLLFSDPIRRRLGKNGLEIMTRIMGLLLLAIAIQFILDGTGSAAGTWLSTSLPAVLNGTVPA; the protein is encoded by the coding sequence ATCACATTCTTTTTTGCCCTGATGGCAATGTTAAATCCTCTGAACAAGATTCCGGTCTTCCTTGCGGAGACAAAGCAGTTTTCTCCCAGCCTGCGCCGCGGACTGGCGGTCACCCTCTCTTTCGCGGTCTTTGTGATGCTTGTCATCTCATTTTTTGCCGGGCGCCTCATCCTGCAGGTCTTCTCAATCTCACTGCCGGCTTTCCAGATTGCAGGGGGTCTCGTGATCATCGTCTATGGCCTGCGCATGACACTTGAGAAGACGGTCATCCCGGAGATGCAGAATGAGGAGGAGGATGGGTTTGCATACGATCTGGACGGAGCAGAGCGTAATCTCGGTGAGATCATCGTTCCCCTGGGCATCCCTCTCATCGTCGGCCCGGGGACCATCACGACGGTCATCCTCTATTCGGATATTGTGACCGGTTTGGGGGACCTGCTGCTCTTCCATCTGCTTATGCTGGCGGGAACGGTGATCACCGGCACCGTTCTCCTCTTCTCCGATCCCATCCGCCGGCGCCTGGGGAAGAATGGCCTTGAGATTATGACGCGAATCATGGGGCTTCTGCTGCTTGCGATTGCCATCCAGTTTATCCTGGACGGGACCGGCAGTGCGGCGGGCACCTGGCTTTCCACGAGCCTTCCTGCTGTCCTGAATGGAACCGTACCTGCCTGA
- a CDS encoding DUF2115 domain-containing protein produces the protein MRTVACADTEIRRIAADLAAVRTKGDLGAILAHEVKRFGRYDLTVISARVRQEVDLLPMPYREKFRPYAEKWFFGRYHELLKSDRDGAWAQMKDPITDRETFEEFCRMIPEACLRNEPDAPYPGDNSEMVPFYQLFYYLLCAFAIFVRDEPGHPVGTPFPGGFTVHTKKGVCYCAIRDKEEEIWHSICNFCPALQDPENL, from the coding sequence ATGCGCACCGTCGCCTGCGCGGATACGGAGATTCGCCGAATTGCAGCAGATCTGGCGGCGGTTCGGACAAAAGGTGACCTTGGAGCCATTCTTGCCCATGAGGTGAAACGGTTCGGCCGGTACGACCTGACCGTGATCAGTGCACGGGTCAGGCAGGAGGTTGACCTTCTGCCGATGCCCTATCGTGAGAAGTTTCGCCCGTACGCGGAGAAATGGTTCTTTGGCCGGTACCATGAGCTCCTGAAATCTGACCGGGATGGGGCATGGGCACAGATGAAGGACCCGATTACCGACCGGGAAACATTTGAAGAGTTCTGCCGCATGATCCCTGAGGCCTGCCTCCGGAACGAACCGGATGCACCGTATCCCGGGGATAACAGCGAAATGGTCCCGTTTTACCAGCTTTTTTATTACCTGCTCTGTGCGTTTGCGATCTTTGTCCGTGACGAGCCCGGCCACCCGGTGGGAACCCCGTTCCCAGGCGGATTTACGGTGCACACAAAAAAGGGTGTCTGTTATTGTGCCATCCGGGACAAGGAAGAAGAGATATGGCACTCCATATGCAACTTCTGCCCGGCTCTTCAGGATCCGGAAAACCTCTGA
- a CDS encoding MBL fold metallo-hydrolase, with translation MNRYAFVTTIPIRTGALQRGVAIITAHNGNINRIHFDRGIDPHTVFFEVTATAEQYESIRRGLADIGYLQTTLETFASLKIHIHLPHESGALNDFLTMTTGAGAEITSITFDDAGIHPDRVTIAMSVRESSPAEELLDALKSRYPIEVLEFDSTGQTLDDTVFYLRFAQKMRTLIDTRDDDFLLRFLGDINHTAQDLTARGEDPKTVFRNVLGAGEYIAATCGDGFYADVQILSLSEEVTLYAIQLPGGGNIYLFRTLDGIQMLDTGYGVYHQDVMQLFAAYGLPVTEELTRIITSHGDADHCGAGGFFDVPALMHPATREIIRTGNRAWGSRSEGMVLEEIYTTMIALYSRWNPPAEENIRLIRPETEEKRSIFPVVCHLTIGDLAFEILETPGGHQVGELVLYCPEEGYLFTADSLMNFTSLTEERRRYNSYADYLVTSVNVDSDLARTERRALMGLAQEFTEETGRACTIFGGHGAVSEYRDGALTVIGTVEHYTHAGGRELPEENP, from the coding sequence ATGAATCGATACGCATTTGTCACCACCATCCCCATACGGACCGGGGCCCTTCAGCGCGGTGTCGCCATCATCACGGCGCATAACGGGAATATCAACCGGATTCATTTCGATCGCGGCATCGACCCCCACACGGTCTTCTTTGAAGTGACCGCCACTGCTGAACAGTATGAGAGTATCCGCCGGGGGCTTGCGGATATCGGCTATCTGCAGACCACCCTTGAGACCTTTGCATCGCTGAAGATCCACATCCACCTGCCGCATGAGTCCGGAGCGCTCAATGACTTCCTGACGATGACCACAGGTGCAGGGGCAGAGATCACCTCCATCACCTTTGATGACGCAGGCATTCACCCGGACCGGGTCACGATTGCGATGAGCGTCCGTGAAAGCAGTCCCGCCGAAGAGCTCCTTGATGCGCTCAAGTCACGCTACCCGATTGAGGTGCTGGAGTTCGACAGCACCGGACAAACCCTCGATGACACGGTATTCTACCTGCGGTTTGCCCAGAAGATGCGCACGCTCATCGACACCCGGGACGACGATTTTCTGCTGCGGTTTTTGGGTGACATAAACCACACGGCACAGGACCTGACTGCCCGTGGGGAGGATCCCAAGACCGTCTTCCGGAATGTGCTGGGGGCAGGCGAGTATATCGCAGCCACCTGCGGAGACGGATTTTATGCAGACGTGCAGATACTGAGCCTCTCCGAAGAAGTGACACTCTATGCCATCCAGCTCCCCGGCGGCGGAAACATCTACCTCTTCCGGACACTGGACGGAATACAGATGCTGGATACCGGATACGGTGTCTATCATCAGGATGTGATGCAGCTCTTTGCCGCATACGGCCTGCCGGTTACAGAAGAGCTGACCCGCATCATCACCTCGCACGGGGATGCGGATCACTGCGGAGCAGGCGGGTTCTTTGACGTGCCTGCCCTGATGCACCCGGCAACCCGGGAGATCATCCGGACGGGCAACCGGGCATGGGGATCCCGGAGTGAGGGGATGGTGCTCGAAGAGATCTATACCACCATGATCGCCCTCTACTCCCGGTGGAATCCCCCGGCAGAGGAAAATATCCGCCTCATCAGACCGGAGACCGAAGAGAAACGCTCCATCTTTCCCGTGGTATGCCACCTCACCATCGGCGACCTCGCCTTTGAAATACTGGAGACACCCGGGGGCCACCAAGTGGGCGAACTCGTTCTCTACTGCCCGGAGGAAGGATACCTCTTCACCGCAGACAGCCTCATGAACTTTACGAGCCTCACCGAGGAGCGGCGGCGCTACAACTCCTATGCCGACTACCTCGTTACCTCAGTAAACGTGGATTCAGACCTTGCACGAACCGAACGGCGTGCACTCATGGGGCTTGCACAGGAGTTCACTGAGGAGACCGGGCGGGCCTGCACCATCTTTGGAGGACATGGCGCAGTCTCCGAGTACCGGGACGGCGCACTCACGGTCATTGGCACCGTCGAGCATTACACCCATGCAGGAGGCAGGGAACTCCCGGAGGAGAATCCCTGA
- a CDS encoding class I SAM-dependent methyltransferase, with translation MNEHTLIHITQGSLRHMNPVTDEAVLEAGRTAGIGEGSLVIDVGAGNGTALILLADAYGCGGYGIDIREDACRAASDAAANAGLSKQLEFVCDDATTALLPGGADLVISLGSADCWGGPDEAIRACAERAGENGSILFGDRVWEGSRAPPEFAREWPEIRTLYELISAGRQEGYVPVWVWHATPADWDRYESGIWTHTAAWLREHSGTPEAEELAAYLEAIQDEYILFGRETIGWTMILFSPV, from the coding sequence ATGAACGAACATACACTCATTCATATCACCCAGGGCAGTCTCCGGCACATGAACCCGGTGACAGACGAAGCAGTCCTGGAGGCAGGACGGACCGCAGGCATCGGAGAAGGGAGTCTTGTGATCGATGTCGGAGCGGGCAACGGAACAGCACTCATCCTGCTTGCAGACGCATACGGATGCGGCGGGTATGGCATTGACATCCGCGAAGACGCGTGCCGGGCGGCATCGGATGCAGCAGCCAACGCCGGCCTTTCAAAACAGCTGGAGTTTGTCTGCGACGATGCGACAACAGCACTGCTCCCGGGGGGTGCGGATCTCGTCATCTCACTCGGCTCTGCTGACTGCTGGGGGGGGCCTGATGAGGCCATCCGAGCCTGTGCAGAACGTGCCGGGGAAAACGGCTCCATCCTCTTCGGGGACCGTGTATGGGAGGGATCACGCGCGCCTCCCGAATTTGCCCGTGAGTGGCCGGAGATCAGAACCCTCTATGAACTGATCTCCGCCGGACGGCAGGAGGGGTATGTGCCGGTATGGGTCTGGCATGCCACACCGGCAGACTGGGACCGCTATGAGTCCGGCATCTGGACGCACACAGCTGCATGGCTGCGGGAACACTCCGGCACCCCGGAGGCAGAGGAGCTTGCCGCCTATCTTGAGGCAATTCAGGATGAATACATCCTCTTTGGGCGTGAGACCATCGGATGGACGATGATTCTCTTCAGTCCTGTCTGA
- a CDS encoding SLC13 family permease: protein MKKTIGKIVGVLVFFVILLWPMDPAFFPVQATAASTALMVIWWITEAIPIQATALLPIVLFPALGVLKATEATAPYADKVIFLFMGGFIIAMSMQRWGLHERIALAILNKAGSSSRMLIFGFMVATAFLSMWISNTATAMMMVPIAIAIIATILPRNDLKLEEMDKSQRDFAECIVISIAYAASIGGLATIIGTPPNGIFLAQMETIFPTAPTIDFFTWMKFGLPLVIVFLPIAWLWLTYGPYRHMPKKISHGHNIIQQRIKELGPMSKGERWTLIVFVMTAVAWIMRSEKDIGGFIVPGINTYMPWVDDSTIAIAGALLLFLLPVDRKQGLYTMNWEWAKKIPWGILILFGGGIALSKAFIASGLAQVIIESFTIFHGLPIVVAVVAVAIIVSFLTEVTSNTAMASVMIPIMAVTSLSMGIHPWYLMLAATFAASMAFMLPVATPPNAVAYGSGYISMQDMMRTGWVLNFIGIGILTFMMFTVITWALGMTPEIPAWALEPVLGP, encoded by the coding sequence ATGAAGAAGACAATCGGAAAAATCGTCGGGGTTCTGGTATTTTTTGTCATCCTCCTATGGCCGATGGACCCCGCCTTTTTCCCGGTGCAGGCGACCGCAGCGTCTACTGCCCTGATGGTGATCTGGTGGATCACCGAGGCAATCCCGATTCAGGCGACTGCTCTTTTGCCAATCGTGCTCTTTCCCGCCCTGGGAGTGCTGAAAGCCACTGAGGCGACTGCCCCGTATGCTGATAAGGTCATCTTCCTTTTTATGGGTGGTTTTATCATTGCGATGTCCATGCAGCGCTGGGGTCTGCATGAACGGATTGCACTTGCGATTCTCAATAAGGCAGGTTCAAGTTCACGAATGCTTATTTTCGGGTTCATGGTCGCAACAGCGTTTCTCTCGATGTGGATATCCAATACGGCGACTGCAATGATGATGGTCCCCATTGCGATTGCAATCATCGCAACCATTCTGCCGAGAAATGATCTGAAACTGGAAGAGATGGACAAATCACAACGTGATTTTGCTGAGTGCATTGTCATTTCCATTGCCTATGCTGCCAGTATCGGCGGTCTTGCGACGATCATCGGCACCCCGCCAAACGGGATCTTTCTTGCACAGATGGAGACAATCTTCCCCACGGCGCCCACCATCGATTTCTTCACCTGGATGAAGTTCGGGCTGCCGCTGGTCATTGTCTTCCTCCCGATTGCCTGGCTGTGGCTGACCTATGGGCCCTACCGGCATATGCCGAAGAAGATCTCCCACGGGCATAATATTATTCAGCAGAGAATCAAGGAACTGGGCCCGATGAGCAAGGGCGAACGCTGGACCCTGATTGTATTCGTGATGACCGCTGTTGCCTGGATTATGCGTTCAGAAAAGGATATTGGCGGATTCATCGTTCCCGGCATCAATACCTATATGCCGTGGGTGGATGACTCCACCATTGCAATTGCGGGTGCTCTCCTGCTCTTCCTGCTGCCGGTTGACCGGAAGCAGGGCCTCTATACGATGAACTGGGAATGGGCAAAGAAAATTCCCTGGGGAATTCTCATCCTCTTCGGCGGCGGCATTGCCCTCTCGAAGGCGTTCATCGCATCCGGCCTTGCGCAGGTGATCATTGAGAGCTTCACCATATTCCATGGTCTCCCGATTGTGGTGGCCGTTGTTGCGGTGGCAATCATCGTCTCCTTTTTGACCGAGGTGACGTCAAATACGGCGATGGCATCGGTGATGATTCCCATCATGGCGGTAACATCCCTTTCGATGGGCATCCATCCGTGGTATCTGATGCTCGCTGCGACCTTTGCCGCTTCGATGGCATTCATGCTGCCTGTCGCGACCCCTCCAAATGCGGTCGCGTATGGCTCCGGCTACATATCCATGCAGGATATGATGCGCACCGGGTGGGTGCTCAACTTCATTGGTATCGGTATTCTGACATTCATGATGTTTACCGTCATCACCTGGGCCCTTGGGATGACTCCTGAAATTCCGGCCTGGGCACTGGAACCGGTCCTGGGCCCCTGA